One window of Biomphalaria glabrata chromosome 6, xgBioGlab47.1, whole genome shotgun sequence genomic DNA carries:
- the LOC106072573 gene encoding kinesin-like protein KIF15 isoform X1 yields MLTPHRKLLFSLVGKKIIEDCLNGYNGSILAYGQTCSGKSFTMFGPSENLESSQLRGVIPRSLEYLFRVIAHQQDHGSKKQFLCRCSFLEIYQEQIIDLLDTASQGIRLRENMNKGVFVDGLIEQVICNSRDAYQLIIKGWLNRRVALTSMNREGSRSHAVFTVKLESKKFEKDNKVLQAMLKHTEACEQKAPEVPNFQVIKKIELAYSRKMEEFERSIFGKDKKVAELLFEVAKLKEELHLARETHASVLKDRNCNKMGAAEAFQEFHSAVPMQGGAIGEPGERKSSSEKNGSVRGRALIKETKMPEIKEQSWRSKKK; encoded by the exons ATGCTGACACCACACAG GAAGCTGTTATTTTCACTAGTTGGTAAAAAGATTATTGAAGATTGTTTAAATGGCTACAATGGATCCATATTAGCTTA TGGCCAGACTTGCTCAGGAAAAAGTTTTACTATGTTTG gtcCCTCTGAGAACTTGGAAAGCTCTCAGCTTCGTGGTGTGATTCCCAGAAGTTTGGAGTATCTCTTTCGTGTAATAGCTCACCAACAAGAT CATGGCAGTAAAAAACAGTTTTTGTGTCGCTGCTCCTTTTTAGAAATCTATCAAGAGCAAATCATTGATCTTTTGGATACAGCTTCACAAGGTATTCGCTTACGTGAGAATATGAACAAAGGTGTCTTTGTAGATGGACTCATTGAGCAAGTTATCTGCAACTCAAGAGATGCTTATCAG TTAATAATCAAGGGCTGGTTGAATCGTAGAGTAGCTCTTACTTCCATGAACAGAGAGGGTTCGCGCTCTCATGCTGTTTTTACAGTTAAACTAGAGTCAAAG aaatttgaaaaaGACAACAAAGTTTTACAAGCTATGTTGAAGCACACAGAAG CTTGTGAGCAGAAAGCTCCTGAAGTGCCAAATTTTCAAGTTATTAAGAAAATTGAATTAGCCTATAGCCGCAAGATGGAAGAGTTCGAGAGGTCAATCTTTGGCAAAGAT AAAAAAGTAGCTGAGTTATTATTTGAAGTAGCAAAATTAAAAGAGGAACTTCACCTTGCCAGGGAAACACATGCATCTGTTTTAAAAGACAGGAAT tgcaataAAATGGGTGCTGCTGAGGCGTTTCAAGAATTTCATAGTGCTGTGCCTATGCAAGGAGGTGCTATTGGTGAGCCTGGAGAGAGAAAGTCATCTTCAGAAAAAAATGGCTCGGTTAGAG GAAGAGCtctaataaaagaaacaaaaatgccagaaataaaggaacaatcttggagaagtaaaaaaaagtga
- the LOC106072573 gene encoding kinesin-like protein KIF15 isoform X2 produces the protein MLTPHSGQTCSGKSFTMFGPSENLESSQLRGVIPRSLEYLFRVIAHQQDHGSKKQFLCRCSFLEIYQEQIIDLLDTASQGIRLRENMNKGVFVDGLIEQVICNSRDAYQLIIKGWLNRRVALTSMNREGSRSHAVFTVKLESKKFEKDNKVLQAMLKHTEACEQKAPEVPNFQVIKKIELAYSRKMEEFERSIFGKDKKVAELLFEVAKLKEELHLARETHASVLKDRNCNKMGAAEAFQEFHSAVPMQGGAIGEPGERKSSSEKNGSVRGRALIKETKMPEIKEQSWRSKKK, from the exons ATGCTGACACCACACAG TGGCCAGACTTGCTCAGGAAAAAGTTTTACTATGTTTG gtcCCTCTGAGAACTTGGAAAGCTCTCAGCTTCGTGGTGTGATTCCCAGAAGTTTGGAGTATCTCTTTCGTGTAATAGCTCACCAACAAGAT CATGGCAGTAAAAAACAGTTTTTGTGTCGCTGCTCCTTTTTAGAAATCTATCAAGAGCAAATCATTGATCTTTTGGATACAGCTTCACAAGGTATTCGCTTACGTGAGAATATGAACAAAGGTGTCTTTGTAGATGGACTCATTGAGCAAGTTATCTGCAACTCAAGAGATGCTTATCAG TTAATAATCAAGGGCTGGTTGAATCGTAGAGTAGCTCTTACTTCCATGAACAGAGAGGGTTCGCGCTCTCATGCTGTTTTTACAGTTAAACTAGAGTCAAAG aaatttgaaaaaGACAACAAAGTTTTACAAGCTATGTTGAAGCACACAGAAG CTTGTGAGCAGAAAGCTCCTGAAGTGCCAAATTTTCAAGTTATTAAGAAAATTGAATTAGCCTATAGCCGCAAGATGGAAGAGTTCGAGAGGTCAATCTTTGGCAAAGAT AAAAAAGTAGCTGAGTTATTATTTGAAGTAGCAAAATTAAAAGAGGAACTTCACCTTGCCAGGGAAACACATGCATCTGTTTTAAAAGACAGGAAT tgcaataAAATGGGTGCTGCTGAGGCGTTTCAAGAATTTCATAGTGCTGTGCCTATGCAAGGAGGTGCTATTGGTGAGCCTGGAGAGAGAAAGTCATCTTCAGAAAAAAATGGCTCGGTTAGAG GAAGAGCtctaataaaagaaacaaaaatgccagaaataaaggaacaatcttggagaagtaaaaaaaagtga
- the LOC129926920 gene encoding piggyBac transposable element-derived protein 4-like encodes MSSDSEVDFPNLNKDILTDEEFMDSDLDADLSESDEAESFTPSAEEWRPVDDHDCGPRPVLFTAHPGPKHAPAPDAKPVDYVNLFLTDDIVNLVVNETNKYARQFIEDNHENLETTPRSRVHKWTPISNEEFRAFLGVTMNMGLNKKPNYNAYWDSCNLSQETPWFPVHMNRDRYQIILKFLHFADNTQLPDRNDIGFKLFKVQELIKHFNAKFKYFYHPTQNVSIDESMIGFKGKTPHICQFMPNKRHARFGIKMWCLSDSANGYLCQFEIYEGSQGRRIGNGRSYTHELIIRLMTAAGLLNRGHHLGIDNFFTSIELLEELFTENTTATGTVRSNRKGLPDVCVKTKLKNKELIAARKGNLLCLAYQDKSRKPILLSTASKAGLIDTVNNRKQPVTRPAVIHAYNQAMGGVDLGDEKLYMYMAERRSLKWTNKVFFPYLEELF; translated from the exons ATGAGTAGTGACAGTGAAGTTGATTTTCCAAATCTGAATAAAGACATCCTAACTGATGAGGAATTTATGGATTCTGATTTAGATGCAGATTTATCTG aATCAGATGAGGCAGAATCTTTTACACCCTCTGCTGAAGAATGGAGACCTGTTGATGATCATGATTGTGGTCCCAGGCCAGTTTTATTTACAGCCCACCCAGGCCCAAAACATGCACCAGCTCCAGATGCAAAGCCTGTGGACtatgtcaacctttttttgacAGATGACATTGTCAATTTGGTTGTCAACGAAACCAATAAATACGCCAGGCAGTTCATCGAAGATAACCACGAAAACCTGGAAACCACGCCAAGATCTCGTGTCCACAAGTGGACACCTATCTCAAATGAAGAGTTTAGGGCATTTTTAGGTGTGACAATGAACATGGGATTAAATAAAAAGCCCAACTACAACGCATATTGGGACTCCTGCAATCTGAGCCAAGAAACACCTTGGTTCCCTGTTCACATGAACCGAGATCGCTATCagattattctaaaatttcTTCACTTCGCTGACAACACGCAGTTACCAGATAGAAATGATATTGGTTTCAAGCTTTTCAAGGTCCAAGAACTTATAAAGCATTTCAATGCTAAATTCAAATACTTTTACCACCCCACTCAAAATGTCAGCATTGATGAAAGTATGATTGGGTTCAAAGGAAAAACCCCTCATATCTGCCAGTTTATGCCTAACAAGAGGCATGCCAGATTTGGCATTAAGATGTGGTGTTTGTCAGACAGTGCTAATGGCTATCTTTGCCAGTTTGAAATATATGAGGGCAGTCAAGGAAGAAGAATCGGCAATGGCAGGTCATATACACATGAGCTTATTATTAGGCTTATGACTGCAGCCGGTCTGTTAAACAGAGGACACCATTTGGGGATAGACAATTTTTTTACCTCCATTGAATTATTGGAAGAACTTTTCACTGAAAACACTACAGCTACAGGAACTGTTAGATCTAACAGAAAAGGGCTACCAGATGTTTGtgtcaaaacaaaattgaaaaacaaggAGCTCATCGCAGCCAGAAAAGGTAATCTGCTTTGCTTGGCTTACCAGGATAAAAGCAGAAAGCCAATCTTGCTGTCTACTGCTAGTAAAGCTGGTCTCATTGATACAGTAAACAACAGGAAACAACCTGTAACAAGACCTGCTGTGATTCATGCCTATAACCAGGCCATGGGTGGTGTTGACTTGGGCGACGAAAAACTTTACATGTATATGGCTGAGCGCCGAAGCTTGAAATGgacaaataaagttttttttccctatttgGAAGAGCTATTCTAA